In a single window of the Lebetimonas sp. JH292 genome:
- a CDS encoding response regulator transcription factor, with product MKILLVEDDEFIGESIKEYFEMSGNKVDYYSTPKRALEKIYPEHYDIYLLDINMPEMNGYEFYKELKNYSSSTPVIFITAYSDVEHIEKAFNIGAADYIKKPFDLKELELRIKRLVFKKTDRIKITANYSFDIKKLKLFYNDKEVELTPNEKYFLEILVKNINNVVDSETIKDYVWEEKAICDNTLRTQVKKLRSKLKENFIKNVRGCGYKIEKKQ from the coding sequence ATGAAAATACTTTTGGTAGAAGACGATGAATTTATCGGTGAGAGTATAAAAGAATATTTTGAAATGAGCGGAAATAAAGTGGATTATTATTCAACTCCCAAAAGGGCGCTTGAAAAGATTTATCCTGAGCATTATGATATATATTTATTGGATATAAATATGCCCGAAATGAACGGATATGAATTTTATAAAGAATTAAAAAATTATTCTTCTTCAACACCGGTGATTTTTATAACCGCTTATTCAGATGTAGAACATATTGAAAAAGCCTTTAATATCGGTGCTGCCGATTATATTAAAAAACCTTTTGATTTAAAAGAGCTTGAACTGAGAATAAAAAGGCTTGTTTTCAAAAAAACGGACAGGATAAAAATTACAGCAAATTATTCATTTGATATAAAAAAATTAAAACTTTTTTATAATGATAAAGAAGTGGAACTTACCCCCAATGAGAAATATTTTTTGGAAATTCTGGTTAAAAATATTAACAATGTTGTAGATTCCGAAACAATTAAAGATTATGTCTGGGAAGAAAAAGCCATTTGTGACAATACTTTAAGAACACAGGTTAAAAAATTAAGGAGTAAATTAAAAGAAAATTTTATTAAAAATGTAAGAGGATGCGGATATAAAATTGAAAAAAAACAGTGA
- the napG gene encoding ferredoxin-type protein NapG: protein MDRRGFLTQMAQAAAASAVAGTVVGAFVEEDKVKPLTLRPPGALEERDFIKTCIRCGLCVEACKNRENKMIINGEEIDTLKLASPGDNAPIGTPFFIARTGPCFMCDDIPCMYACPTGALTPEMCKNDKGEVAIDYAKMGVAVIDPSSCIAFWGLQCTACYRACPEIDKAITIEWKQNKRTGKHAYRIPVVHEEYCTGCGMCERACVTEKAAIKIFPREVFLGKAGDRYVKGWSKKDQQRVKNASTKTTTKTPWSKKSPLNNLNQGIKWNQ from the coding sequence TTGGATAGAAGAGGATTTTTAACACAAATGGCTCAGGCAGCAGCTGCGTCTGCTGTTGCCGGCACTGTTGTCGGAGCTTTTGTAGAAGAAGATAAGGTTAAACCTTTAACTCTTAGACCTCCCGGGGCATTAGAAGAGAGAGATTTTATAAAAACATGCATAAGATGCGGATTATGTGTCGAAGCATGTAAAAATAGAGAAAATAAGATGATAATAAACGGAGAGGAAATTGATACCTTAAAATTGGCAAGCCCCGGAGATAATGCTCCAATCGGTACACCTTTTTTTATAGCAAGAACGGGGCCTTGTTTTATGTGCGATGATATTCCGTGTATGTATGCGTGTCCAACAGGTGCTTTAACACCTGAAATGTGCAAAAACGATAAAGGTGAAGTTGCAATCGATTATGCCAAAATGGGAGTTGCTGTAATAGACCCGAGCAGCTGTATTGCTTTTTGGGGTCTTCAATGTACAGCATGTTACAGAGCGTGCCCGGAAATAGATAAAGCTATAACTATTGAATGGAAACAAAATAAAAGAACAGGAAAACACGCTTACAGAATTCCTGTTGTTCACGAAGAATATTGCACAGGCTGCGGAATGTGCGAAAGAGCATGTGTTACCGAAAAAGCAGCCATTAAAATATTCCCAAGAGAAGTTTTTCTTGGAAAAGCGGGAGACAGATACGTTAAAGGATGGAGCAAAAAAGACCAGCAAAGGGTTAAAAACGCATCAACAAAAACAACAACAAAAACACCTTGGAGTAAAAAAAGCCCGTTAAATAACTTAAATCAAGGTATAAAATGGAATCAGTAA
- a CDS encoding nitrate reductase cytochrome c-type subunit: protein MKKLIISSLTAAAILTGCQMANTQKTSEKTVKVTGIRQTSLNAGSENLPVVKYNNQAPVPGQVKPYKKSFVTAPPMIPHSVEGMVPITIKNNMCLNCHMPQSAKAMGVTPMPKDHFVDNFEGDKKEPKVAGSRYNCTLCHAPQAKLNPVVENKFENLKANTGM from the coding sequence ATGAAAAAGCTAATAATTAGCTCTTTAACTGCTGCGGCAATATTAACAGGATGTCAAATGGCAAACACTCAAAAGACATCTGAAAAAACAGTAAAAGTTACAGGTATAAGACAAACATCATTAAATGCCGGAAGTGAAAATTTACCGGTTGTAAAATATAATAATCAGGCACCGGTTCCAGGACAGGTAAAACCTTATAAAAAATCTTTTGTAACGGCTCCCCCTATGATACCTCACAGTGTAGAAGGAATGGTTCCAATTACAATCAAAAACAATATGTGTCTAAACTGCCATATGCCTCAAAGTGCAAAAGCTATGGGCGTTACACCTATGCCAAAAGACCATTTTGTTGATAATTTTGAAGGAGACAAAAAAGAACCTAAAGTTGCTGGAAGCAGATATAACTGTACATTATGCCATGCTCCTCAGGCAAAATTAAACCCTGTTGTTGAAAATAAATTTGAAAATTTAAAAGCAAACACAGGAATGTAA
- a CDS encoding 4Fe-4S dicluster domain-containing protein, with product MLDKSKRNFFRRVTSPFKSFLYPPYYKKKEDFLNCIECNEKACVKACPEKIIELNNEIPILNFAFSGCTFCDECAKACGKVLKTEYKKNKINAEFIINTRKCLAWNNTICYSCQDICEKEAIIYKGMFNPVIDLDKCTACGFCIGVCPNDSIEIIIK from the coding sequence ATGTTAGATAAATCAAAAAGAAATTTTTTCAGGAGAGTAACCTCTCCTTTTAAATCTTTTCTATATCCTCCATATTATAAAAAAAAAGAAGATTTTTTAAATTGTATTGAATGTAATGAAAAAGCCTGTGTTAAAGCCTGCCCCGAAAAAATAATAGAATTAAATAATGAAATTCCTATTTTAAATTTTGCATTTAGCGGCTGCACTTTTTGTGATGAATGTGCAAAAGCATGTGGGAAAGTTTTAAAAACCGAATATAAAAAAAATAAAATAAATGCCGAATTTATAATCAATACAAGAAAATGCCTTGCCTGGAATAATACAATCTGTTATTCCTGTCAAGATATTTGCGAAAAAGAAGCAATAATTTATAAAGGAATGTTTAATCCAGTGATTGATTTAGATAAATGCACGGCATGCGGGTTTTGCATAGGTGTCTGTCCAAACGATTCAATAGAAATCATTATTAAATAA
- a CDS encoding chaperone NapD translates to MNISSIIVKTKPEHYDAVYMNLMESDLCDVHIGDKEKGIIIITIEGENVEEEIEKLSKIEDMPFIISANMHMSYNEEELDKLRENIDINQTVKELNTEKKAEEINYKGSLKNKY, encoded by the coding sequence ATGAATATATCAAGTATAATAGTTAAAACAAAACCTGAGCATTATGATGCGGTTTATATGAATCTTATGGAAAGTGATTTATGTGATGTTCATATAGGCGATAAAGAAAAAGGAATAATTATTATTACAATAGAAGGGGAAAATGTTGAAGAAGAAATTGAAAAACTTTCCAAAATAGAAGATATGCCTTTTATAATAAGTGCAAATATGCATATGAGTTATAATGAAGAAGAATTGGACAAATTAAGAGAAAATATTGATATTAATCAAACTGTAAAAGAACTCAATACAGAAAAAAAAGCCGAAGAAATAAATTATAAAGGAAGTTTAAAAAATAAATATTAA
- a CDS encoding multiheme c-type cytochrome has protein sequence MKKALSAGVSIAALTSVAFAANSLDSNPNYVKLKNFKPNPAVTNEQCLMCHKAQDPGIVADWQHSKHAKAGVGCVQCHVVPKDYPTAFKAHPMQGKNWTVQIAVSSVTCAKCHAKEVTEYLNSGHARGAAQWLASNMGKHGFLMSKLAYNYENMKGKHPSLNGYSAKKMAAGIRKDNSVFASNQNNPRQADLGVANICVQCHGTTVKLDSQGRPDAATWPSDGIATLYPDGGVGNCLACHSRHKFSAAEARQPAACSNCHLGPDHPDKEIFESSVHGHIFDTNEKDYNFETGKQIPGKTLRAATCFTCHMSGINGLKATHNVSLRLKWNLWAPKSFLRTKGAETAGWAFWSHGGKIIPGKTILRGNPKAGNPQGPEAARSQMKQVCAACHEATFVNNYFQRVDAQVKNYNNYFNAANKMLKELKAKGLIKSDVWSDPFFKLYYYLWHHEGRRMRQGAAMGSPDYAHWHGVFQVMQDIREMQDIYNYRMKMLKKYGNAKKVLENEPPMPVVTHE, from the coding sequence ATGAAAAAGGCACTTTCAGCCGGAGTTAGTATTGCAGCACTAACAAGTGTAGCATTTGCTGCAAACAGTTTGGATTCAAACCCAAATTATGTAAAACTTAAAAATTTCAAACCAAATCCTGCGGTTACAAATGAGCAGTGTTTAATGTGTCATAAAGCTCAAGATCCTGGTATTGTAGCTGACTGGCAACATTCAAAACATGCAAAAGCAGGTGTCGGATGTGTGCAGTGTCACGTTGTACCAAAAGATTATCCAACTGCATTTAAAGCACACCCTATGCAGGGAAAAAATTGGACAGTTCAAATTGCGGTTTCATCCGTAACATGTGCAAAATGTCACGCAAAAGAAGTTACAGAATACCTTAATTCAGGACATGCAAGAGGTGCAGCACAATGGTTGGCATCAAATATGGGTAAACACGGCTTTTTAATGAGCAAACTTGCGTATAACTATGAAAATATGAAAGGAAAACATCCTTCATTAAACGGTTACAGTGCAAAAAAAATGGCTGCGGGAATCAGAAAAGACAATTCTGTATTCGCTTCAAACCAAAACAATCCAAGACAGGCAGATTTAGGCGTTGCAAATATTTGTGTACAATGCCACGGAACAACTGTAAAATTAGATTCTCAAGGCAGACCGGATGCGGCAACATGGCCAAGTGACGGTATAGCCACACTTTATCCAGATGGAGGCGTTGGAAACTGTTTAGCATGCCACAGCAGACATAAATTCTCAGCTGCCGAAGCAAGACAGCCAGCAGCATGTTCAAACTGTCACTTAGGGCCGGACCATCCGGATAAAGAAATTTTTGAATCAAGTGTTCACGGGCATATTTTTGATACAAATGAAAAAGATTACAATTTTGAAACAGGAAAACAAATTCCAGGTAAAACCCTTAGAGCCGCAACATGTTTTACATGTCATATGAGTGGAATTAACGGACTTAAAGCAACTCACAATGTTTCACTTAGACTAAAATGGAATTTATGGGCACCAAAAAGTTTCTTAAGAACAAAAGGTGCTGAAACAGCCGGATGGGCGTTTTGGAGTCATGGCGGAAAAATCATACCTGGAAAAACTATATTAAGAGGTAATCCAAAAGCAGGTAATCCACAGGGACCTGAAGCTGCAAGAAGCCAGATGAAACAAGTTTGTGCGGCTTGTCATGAAGCTACATTTGTAAACAACTATTTCCAAAGAGTTGACGCTCAGGTAAAAAATTATAATAATTACTTTAATGCGGCAAATAAAATGCTAAAAGAGCTAAAAGCTAAAGGTTTAATAAAATCTGACGTATGGAGTGATCCGTTCTTTAAATTATATTATTATCTATGGCATCATGAAGGTAGAAGAATGAGACAAGGTGCAGCAATGGGAAGCCCGGATTATGCTCACTGGCATGGTGTTTTCCAAGTAATGCAAGATATAAGAGAAATGCAAGACATTTACAACTACAGAATGAAAATGCTTAAAAAATACGGCAATGCCAAAAAAGTTCTTGAAAACGAACCGCCAATGCCTGTTGTTACTCACGAATAA
- a CDS encoding cytochrome c553: protein MKKLFAFIGLAGFLFAGDNCAMCHNGGMAKKLDTLTPAQIEAKMKEYKAGKGNPMMVNVAKGLKEADIKRVAKEFGKK, encoded by the coding sequence ATGAAAAAATTATTTGCATTTATAGGATTGGCCGGATTTTTATTCGCAGGCGATAACTGTGCTATGTGTCATAATGGCGGTATGGCTAAAAAATTAGATACACTAACTCCAGCTCAAATCGAAGCAAAAATGAAAGAATATAAAGCCGGAAAAGGTAATCCTATGATGGTTAATGTTGCAAAAGGTTTAAAAGAAGCTGATATCAAAAGAGTAGCAAAAGAATTTGGTAAAAAATAA
- a CDS encoding cytochrome c biogenesis CcdA family protein, giving the protein MENMVYSLFDYFDKMPFVVSFIAGVLSFFSPCVLPLVPIYFFYITGISAKEIEQRNLNKKERLKILINSFLFILGFALVFVLIGAAAANLIGNIFANKWLNVIAGIVIIIFGLNIGGFIKFKIFQYEKRLNLQNAGSFLLGVSFAFGWTPCIGPIFGTIVGMAATDPAKSVSMMIVYSLGLALPFLLMAIFTVWSIRFIQKAKNYMGLIEKASGILLILVGIYFFYKGIK; this is encoded by the coding sequence ATGGAAAATATGGTTTATTCTCTGTTTGATTATTTTGACAAGATGCCTTTTGTCGTAAGTTTTATCGCAGGTGTTCTTTCATTTTTTTCTCCCTGTGTATTGCCTCTTGTGCCGATATATTTTTTTTATATAACAGGAATAAGCGCAAAAGAAATTGAACAGAGGAATTTAAATAAAAAAGAAAGACTTAAAATTTTAATTAATTCTTTTTTATTTATTTTGGGTTTTGCTTTGGTATTTGTTTTAATTGGTGCAGCTGCGGCAAATTTAATAGGCAATATATTTGCAAATAAATGGTTAAATGTAATTGCAGGAATTGTAATAATTATTTTCGGGCTTAATATAGGGGGATTTATTAAATTTAAAATTTTTCAGTATGAAAAAAGATTAAATTTGCAAAATGCCGGGAGTTTTTTACTTGGAGTTTCCTTTGCATTTGGATGGACACCATGTATTGGCCCAATATTTGGCACAATTGTTGGAATGGCGGCAACCGACCCGGCAAAAAGTGTTTCTATGATGATTGTTTATTCTCTCGGGCTTGCTCTTCCGTTTTTACTTATGGCTATTTTTACCGTTTGGAGTATCAGATTTATACAAAAAGCAAAAAATTATATGGGTTTAATTGAAAAAGCAAGCGGTATTTTGTTAATATTAGTAGGTATTTATTTTTTTTATAAAGGAATTAAATAA
- a CDS encoding DUF255 domain-containing protein yields the protein MKKLFLIFLFLTSIFANNIHWVKNYKNAFELAKKEHKLLMVDISVHHCPPCWYMANIVYKYKPVIDYVNKNFIPIFIYADTDRVPIEFSVYFTGAAPNVLLITPDDKLYYRIFGSRPAKIFLEVLKQYNEKYQKGK from the coding sequence ATGAAAAAATTGTTTTTGATTTTTTTATTTTTGACTTCTATTTTTGCAAATAATATTCATTGGGTAAAAAATTATAAAAATGCATTTGAGCTGGCTAAAAAAGAACATAAGCTTTTAATGGTCGATATTTCCGTTCATCACTGTCCTCCATGTTGGTATATGGCAAATATTGTTTATAAATACAAACCTGTAATTGATTATGTAAACAAAAATTTTATACCTATATTTATTTATGCCGATACAGACAGAGTCCCAATTGAGTTTTCTGTTTATTTTACTGGTGCGGCTCCTAATGTATTGTTGATTACACCGGATGATAAGCTTTATTACAGAATTTTCGGTTCAAGACCGGCCAAAATTTTTCTTGAAGTTTTAAAACAGTATAACGAAAAATATCAAAAAGGCAAATAA
- the hemG gene encoding protoporphyrinogen oxidase, translating into MQKLAIVGGGISGLSLAYYLQNDYEITVFEKDKWGGKAYTQKVGNYLFEEGVNGFLNNSPKTLELCEKIGIKPIKADENAKIRYIYDDKLIKLPSKPVEFLTSDIMSLKGKIRILKEFFIKPVCEREESVKEFAIRRLGKEFYRKMMIPMLAGIYASTPEITSMNAAFPKLKKIECEYGSLFKGMIKLKRGGEPTGELHSFEYGMSEFINKLKEKTKANFVIKEIKDVDELKDFDKIVIATEAYSASEILKKYEKLSDLLKKIPYNPVAIVGLDFESITPKSFGILTIKNKTLGILMDKYIFPNRNGIRAMLGGARYSEIKDLNEEEIIKIALDDIYEIIKNANPKITWLKLHKNAIPNYSLGHQKLVEDIFTEAEKFNIYLTGNAYNGISFNDCIKNSFELAERLKK; encoded by the coding sequence ATGCAAAAATTAGCAATTGTGGGGGGAGGTATAAGCGGGTTAAGCCTTGCATATTATCTTCAGAATGATTATGAAATAACTGTTTTTGAAAAAGATAAATGGGGCGGAAAAGCCTATACGCAAAAAGTTGGGAATTATCTTTTTGAAGAAGGTGTAAACGGGTTTTTAAATAATTCTCCCAAAACGCTTGAATTATGTGAAAAAATAGGCATAAAACCTATAAAAGCCGATGAAAATGCAAAAATCAGATATATTTATGATGATAAACTGATTAAACTTCCTTCAAAACCTGTTGAATTTTTAACAAGTGATATAATGAGCCTGAAAGGGAAAATTAGGATTTTGAAAGAATTTTTTATAAAACCCGTATGTGAGAGGGAAGAGAGTGTAAAAGAATTTGCAATCAGAAGACTTGGCAAAGAATTTTATAGAAAAATGATGATACCTATGTTGGCCGGCATATACGCCTCTACTCCTGAAATAACTTCTATGAATGCCGCTTTTCCCAAACTGAAAAAAATCGAATGTGAATACGGTTCTCTTTTTAAAGGCATGATTAAATTAAAAAGGGGAGGGGAACCTACGGGGGAACTTCATTCATTTGAATACGGAATGAGTGAATTTATTAATAAACTAAAAGAAAAAACAAAAGCAAATTTTGTAATTAAAGAAATAAAAGATGTAGATGAACTGAAAGATTTTGATAAAATTGTAATAGCTACGGAGGCTTATTCGGCATCAGAAATTTTAAAAAAATATGAAAAACTTTCAGATTTGTTAAAAAAAATTCCTTATAACCCTGTTGCCATTGTCGGACTTGATTTTGAGAGCATAACACCTAAATCTTTCGGTATTTTAACTATTAAAAACAAAACACTCGGCATATTGATGGACAAATATATTTTTCCCAACAGAAATGGAATCAGGGCAATGCTCGGAGGTGCCAGATATTCTGAAATTAAAGATTTAAATGAAGAAGAAATAATTAAAATAGCGCTTGATGATATATATGAAATTATCAAAAATGCTAATCCGAAAATAACGTGGTTAAAGCTTCATAAAAACGCAATTCCAAATTATTCTCTGGGTCATCAGAAATTGGTTGAAGATATATTCACCGAAGCAGAAAAATTTAATATTTATTTAACAGGCAATGCTTATAATGGCATCAGTTTCAATGACTGTATTAAAAATTCTTTCGAACTTGCTGAAAGGTTAAAGAAATGA
- the lgt gene encoding prolipoprotein diacylglyceryl transferase, with product MANLINFWQHIYSYINPVALNIGPFHIHWYAIMYITALVLGYYLGIKFGEKMGFSKKIIDEYFIWAEIGIILGARFGYVLFYMPGDNSYYLLHPWEMFNPFEGGKFVGIAGMSYHGAVIGFILATLLFVKIKKIDLWKLVDVVALAVPLAYIFGRLGNFLNERIVGRITDVPWGVYIDGALRHPIGIYEAFFEGLVSFIIIYWFYKKFYKCKGELIALYLITYGVFRSLCEFWRQPDPQLGFIVGHITMGQILSSFLVIIGFIIFYYRRKKCKN from the coding sequence ATGGCTAATTTGATAAATTTTTGGCAGCATATCTACTCTTATATAAATCCTGTTGCCCTTAATATAGGCCCTTTTCATATTCACTGGTATGCAATTATGTATATAACAGCGCTTGTTTTAGGTTATTATTTGGGGATTAAATTCGGTGAAAAAATGGGTTTTAGTAAAAAGATAATAGACGAATATTTTATATGGGCTGAAATAGGAATTATTTTGGGTGCAAGATTCGGATATGTTTTATTTTATATGCCCGGGGATAACAGTTATTATCTGCTTCATCCCTGGGAAATGTTTAACCCGTTTGAAGGCGGAAAATTTGTAGGTATTGCAGGTATGAGTTACCACGGGGCGGTAATAGGATTTATTCTCGCCACTTTGCTTTTTGTAAAGATAAAAAAAATTGATTTGTGGAAACTTGTGGATGTTGTAGCCCTTGCTGTTCCGCTTGCATATATTTTCGGAAGACTCGGTAATTTTTTAAACGAAAGAATTGTCGGCAGGATTACCGATGTTCCCTGGGGGGTTTATATAGACGGTGCTTTAAGGCATCCTATCGGTATATATGAAGCTTTTTTTGAAGGACTGGTTAGTTTTATAATTATTTACTGGTTTTACAAAAAATTTTACAAATGCAAAGGGGAATTGATAGCTTTGTATTTAATTACATATGGCGTTTTCAGAAGTCTGTGTGAATTTTGGCGCCAGCCGGACCCTCAGCTTGGATTTATTGTCGGCCATATAACAATGGGACAGATTTTAAGTTCTTTTTTGGTTATAATTGGTTTTATAATTTTTTATTACAGGAGAAAAAAATGCAAAAATTAG
- a CDS encoding (Fe-S)-binding protein encodes MFKFSEFSDMCIKCGKCIPGCTIHGINPDETTSPRGFLDLLKGVEVGEIELDKNAKDIFESCFLCNQCVEICPNSIPTDFMIENVRAEIAEKFGIAWFKRAFFYLLKNRWAYDLVSRLGFYFQTCGFKIEQEKNAMRSRFSIPLLHKGRLLPYFKKKPFLKKYPERIKTQNPQKKVAIFIGCMANYNYTEVGDALIKVLKFLNVDIFIPKKQLCCGAPAYFTGDFKTVKELVEYNITYFESFIDEVDAIIVPEATCTAMLKKDYEEFITYHMPEWLERHKKIKSKIFGTTEWFYKYTDLKERLAKLPKEKEKITYHDACHFGKVFNIRKEPRALISQNYQINEMENPDMCCGFGGITIQSEKFHLARKEGLKKAEMIKKVDAEIVSAECSACRMQITEHLDKVGDNKKFMHPVELIAKAIENGENSE; translated from the coding sequence GTGTTTAAATTCAGTGAATTTTCGGATATGTGTATAAAATGTGGAAAGTGTATTCCGGGATGTACAATTCATGGAATAAATCCTGACGAAACCACATCTCCGAGGGGTTTTTTGGATCTCTTGAAGGGTGTCGAAGTTGGTGAAATTGAGCTTGATAAAAATGCAAAAGATATTTTTGAAAGTTGTTTTTTGTGTAACCAGTGTGTTGAAATATGCCCCAATTCTATTCCCACCGATTTTATGATAGAAAATGTTAGAGCCGAAATTGCCGAAAAATTTGGAATAGCCTGGTTTAAAAGAGCATTTTTTTATCTTTTAAAAAACAGATGGGCTTATGATTTGGTAAGCAGGCTCGGTTTTTATTTTCAGACATGTGGGTTTAAGATCGAGCAAGAAAAAAATGCTATGCGCTCCCGTTTTTCCATACCTCTTTTACATAAAGGAAGATTACTCCCTTATTTTAAGAAAAAACCTTTTTTAAAAAAATATCCAGAAAGGATAAAAACACAAAATCCTCAAAAAAAAGTTGCTATATTTATCGGATGTATGGCTAATTACAATTATACCGAAGTTGGCGATGCCCTGATAAAAGTGCTTAAATTTTTGAATGTTGATATTTTTATTCCTAAAAAGCAGCTTTGCTGCGGGGCACCGGCTTATTTTACGGGTGATTTTAAAACAGTAAAAGAACTTGTAGAATATAATATTACATATTTTGAAAGTTTTATCGATGAAGTTGATGCAATTATTGTCCCGGAAGCCACATGTACTGCGATGTTAAAAAAAGATTATGAAGAATTTATAACATACCATATGCCGGAGTGGCTGGAAAGGCATAAAAAAATAAAATCCAAAATTTTTGGAACCACCGAATGGTTTTATAAATATACCGATTTAAAAGAAAGGCTTGCAAAACTTCCAAAAGAAAAAGAAAAAATCACATATCATGATGCGTGTCATTTCGGTAAGGTGTTTAATATAAGAAAAGAACCGAGAGCTCTTATAAGTCAAAATTATCAAATAAATGAAATGGAAAATCCGGATATGTGCTGCGGATTTGGCGGTATTACAATTCAGAGTGAAAAATTTCATTTAGCAAGAAAAGAAGGGTTGAAAAAAGCCGAAATGATTAAAAAGGTTGATGCCGAAATTGTAAGTGCGGAATGCAGTGCATGCAGAATGCAGATAACAGAACATCTTGATAAAGTGGGAGATAATAAAAAATTTATGCATCCTGTCGAACTTATTGCCAAGGCAATAGAAAATGGTGAAAATAGTGAGTAG
- the fliY gene encoding flagellar motor switch protein FliY, producing MNNFIDILINEIKSVVEGLIGIAPDVILKEEKHKVDIEPPYAKITLQSKEGELAVIIPPEIATILGDLMLAGEGEAKSEMNEDDLDAIKEIVSNIFGSLSTTLEAQENLPKLKFQIKDVTFNQEKEKFDYADDIVLNCSIKDIKKECHILLDDKIYSIISGKKTHIEEKKETDKSKPLPEVKNLEMLLDVKLQLRVRIGTKVMLLKDVVFMDIGSIVELNQLANEPLEILIEDKKIGEGEVVIVDGNFGIQITSIGTKEERLNTLKK from the coding sequence ATGAATAATTTTATAGATATTTTGATAAATGAAATAAAATCTGTGGTGGAGGGGTTAATAGGAATAGCTCCTGATGTAATTTTGAAAGAAGAAAAACATAAAGTAGATATTGAGCCTCCTTATGCAAAAATAACCCTGCAGTCCAAAGAAGGTGAATTGGCGGTTATTATACCTCCGGAAATTGCCACAATTCTTGGAGATTTAATGCTTGCGGGTGAGGGAGAGGCGAAAAGTGAAATGAATGAAGACGATTTGGATGCTATAAAAGAAATTGTATCCAATATATTCGGATCACTTTCAACAACACTTGAAGCACAGGAAAATCTGCCTAAATTAAAATTTCAGATTAAAGATGTTACTTTTAATCAGGAAAAAGAAAAATTTGATTATGCAGATGACATCGTTTTAAATTGTTCTATAAAAGATATAAAAAAAGAGTGTCATATTCTTTTGGATGATAAAATATATTCTATTATCAGCGGTAAAAAAACACATATTGAAGAAAAAAAAGAGACAGATAAATCCAAGCCTCTTCCAGAAGTTAAAAATTTGGAAATGCTTTTAGATGTAAAATTACAGCTTCGTGTGAGGATTGGAACAAAGGTTATGCTTTTAAAAGATGTTGTTTTTATGGATATAGGCTCAATCGTTGAACTTAATCAACTTGCAAACGAACCGCTTGAAATTTTGATAGAGGATAAAAAAATAGGTGAAGGAGAAGTTGTAATCGTTGACGGAAACTTCGGAATTCAAATTACTTCTATAGGGACAAAAGAAGAGAGACTCAATACTCTTAAAAAATAG